The following coding sequences lie in one Sphingomonas sp. M1-B02 genomic window:
- a CDS encoding LacI family DNA-binding transcriptional regulator has translation MSRPSRRSRGTVTVQDVARVAGVSAMTVSRVVNGGSNVRDSTREAVLAAIEQLNYSPNSAARSLAAGEATQIGLLYSNPSAAYLSQFLIGALAAARRAGCHLVLEVCESERPDEQAEATRSFASTSVEGVILPPPLSEAAPVRAELEAAGIPWVSVAMGLPPARSLNVRIDDFEGAAAMTRHLLGLGHRRIGFIRGNPNQTSSAERYRGFAAALDEAGLDVNAMPIEQGYFTFRSGIVAAERLLDRAQPPTAIFASNDDMAAAAVGVAHRRGLHVPRDLSVVGFDDTSLATTVWPELTTVRQPISAMAEAALTLLLMRIRTQRSPDAERLEDQVLDHELIVRESSGPPHDGATAERRGTTKTGARTQGGPALPGHR, from the coding sequence ATGAGCAGACCCAGCCGGAGAAGCCGTGGCACGGTAACCGTACAGGATGTCGCACGCGTCGCAGGCGTGTCTGCGATGACCGTGTCGCGCGTGGTCAACGGCGGCTCGAATGTGCGGGACTCCACCCGCGAGGCGGTGCTGGCCGCAATCGAGCAGCTCAATTATTCGCCCAACAGCGCAGCACGCAGCCTGGCCGCGGGCGAGGCGACCCAGATCGGCTTGCTCTATTCCAACCCCTCGGCCGCCTATCTTTCGCAGTTTCTGATCGGCGCGCTGGCGGCCGCGCGGCGTGCCGGCTGCCATCTGGTGCTCGAAGTCTGCGAGAGCGAACGCCCCGACGAACAGGCGGAGGCAACGCGCAGCTTTGCCTCGACCAGCGTCGAGGGCGTGATCCTGCCGCCGCCTCTGTCCGAAGCCGCGCCGGTCCGCGCGGAGCTGGAGGCGGCCGGGATACCCTGGGTGTCGGTGGCGATGGGACTGCCGCCTGCCCGAAGCCTAAACGTGCGGATCGACGATTTCGAAGGCGCCGCGGCGATGACGCGGCATCTGCTCGGCCTTGGCCACCGCCGGATCGGCTTCATCCGTGGCAATCCCAACCAGACCTCTAGCGCCGAACGCTATCGCGGCTTCGCTGCCGCTCTCGACGAAGCCGGCCTCGACGTGAACGCCATGCCGATCGAGCAGGGCTATTTCACCTTCCGGTCCGGCATCGTTGCCGCAGAGCGTCTGCTGGACCGTGCCCAGCCGCCGACGGCGATCTTCGCGAGCAATGACGATATGGCGGCGGCGGCAGTCGGCGTGGCGCATCGTCGCGGCCTCCACGTGCCGCGGGATCTGAGCGTGGTCGGGTTCGACGATACGTCGCTCGCCACCACCGTTTGGCCCGAACTGACCACCGTGCGGCAACCGATCTCGGCAATGGCCGAGGCGGCGCTCACGCTGCTTCTGATGCGGATCCGGACACAGCGGTCTCCGGATGCGGAACGGCTTGAGGACCAGGTGCTGGATCACGAGCTGATCGTTCGCGAATCCTCCGGCCCGCCGCACGATGGGGCGACGGCGGAGCGGCGCGGAACAACGAAGACGGGCGCGCGCACCCAGGGCGGCCCCGCACTACCGGGGCATCGCTAG
- a CDS encoding sugar porter family MFS transporter yields the protein MNQSAERTNFGLVFAIVAVATIGGLLFGYDSGAVNGTQPGLIAAFNLDDAALGFTVGSLLIGCVIGASLAGILADAIGRRAVMRLSAVLFLIGALVQGFAHDHTIFLIARILGGMAVGAASVLSPAYISEVAPASIRGRMTTVQQVMIITGLTAAFLANYYVTAIAGVSTNKIWFDIEAWRWMYLLQSVPAVIFLVALYFIPESPRYLVSKGRNDEALRVLTNLSGPIAAQAKVEEIQASFSHDHRPRLSDVLTPAGGRGFLGVRSIVWVGIMLAVFQQLVGINVIFYYGATLWQAAGFSEQDSLMINIVSGAVSIAACFVTILLIDRIGRKPLLLIGSVGMAASLFVMVYAFSQGGLVDGKLVLSDDTGMLAVVAANVYVIFFNVSWGPVMWVMLGEMFPNQIRGSALAVAGFFQWTANYAIAQAFPIMLATIGLAASYSFYGVCAVISFFLVLRFINETKGKELEAMEG from the coding sequence ATGAATCAATCGGCGGAGAGGACCAATTTCGGCCTCGTCTTCGCGATCGTTGCGGTGGCGACGATCGGCGGCTTGCTGTTCGGCTATGACAGCGGTGCCGTGAACGGCACCCAGCCGGGGCTGATCGCGGCGTTCAACCTCGACGATGCCGCCCTGGGCTTCACGGTCGGATCGCTGCTGATCGGCTGCGTGATCGGCGCATCGCTGGCCGGCATCCTGGCCGACGCGATCGGTCGCCGTGCGGTCATGCGGCTTTCCGCAGTGCTCTTTCTGATCGGGGCGCTGGTCCAGGGCTTCGCCCACGATCACACGATCTTCCTGATCGCACGGATCCTCGGCGGAATGGCCGTCGGCGCCGCGTCGGTGCTCTCGCCGGCCTATATTTCGGAGGTGGCGCCAGCGAGCATTCGCGGCCGGATGACGACGGTGCAGCAGGTGATGATCATCACCGGCCTGACCGCGGCGTTCCTCGCCAACTATTACGTGACGGCGATTGCCGGCGTTTCGACCAACAAGATCTGGTTCGACATCGAGGCCTGGCGCTGGATGTACCTGCTGCAGTCGGTTCCGGCGGTGATCTTCCTCGTCGCCTTGTACTTCATTCCGGAAAGCCCGCGCTATCTGGTGTCGAAGGGCCGCAACGACGAAGCGCTCCGGGTGCTCACCAACCTGTCCGGCCCGATCGCGGCGCAGGCCAAGGTCGAGGAAATCCAGGCGAGCTTCTCGCACGATCACCGTCCACGGCTCAGCGACGTGCTGACTCCGGCGGGGGGGCGGGGCTTCCTGGGCGTCCGCTCGATCGTCTGGGTGGGCATCATGCTGGCGGTGTTCCAGCAACTCGTCGGCATCAACGTCATTTTCTATTATGGCGCGACCCTGTGGCAGGCGGCCGGCTTCTCGGAGCAGGATTCGCTGATGATCAACATCGTCTCGGGCGCAGTGTCTATCGCCGCCTGCTTCGTGACGATCCTGCTGATCGACCGCATCGGCCGCAAGCCGCTGCTGCTGATCGGCTCGGTGGGCATGGCCGCATCGCTGTTCGTGATGGTATATGCCTTCAGCCAGGGCGGGCTGGTCGACGGCAAGCTCGTGCTGTCGGACGACACCGGCATGCTCGCGGTGGTCGCGGCCAACGTCTATGTGATCTTCTTCAACGTCAGCTGGGGCCCGGTGATGTGGGTGATGCTGGGCGAGATGTTCCCGAACCAGATACGCGGTTCGGCGCTCGCCGTCGCAGGCTTCTTCCAGTGGACCGCGAACTACGCGATCGCCCAGGCCTTCCCGATCATGCTCGCGACGATCGGGCTGGCCGCCAGCTACAGCTTCTACGGCGTTTGCGCGGTAATCAGTTTCTTCCTCGTCTTGCGGTTCATCAACGAGACCAAGGGCAAGGAACTCGAGGCGATGGAGGGCTGA
- a CDS encoding IlvD/Edd family dehydratase, translating to MTSRTPVRQFRSREWFAAPGRSDMAALYLERFMNYGITPDELRSGKPIIGIAQSGSDIAPCNRIHLETVKRAREGVLAAGGVPMEFPLHPIFENCRRPTAALDRNLAYLGLVEILNGYPIDAVILTTGCDKTTPSSLMAASTVDIPAIVLSGGPMLDGWHEGELVGSGTVIWRSRRKLAAGEIDEEEFLRRATDSAPSAGHCNTMGTASTMNSIAEGLGMSLPGCAMIPAPYRERGQIAYETGRRIVDMAYEDLRPSKILSKASFLNAIRLLTAIGGSTNAQPHIDAMARHAGIEIDASDWMQGYDLPLLVNMQPAGKYLSERFHRAGGIPAVLSEMLAAGVLDGSAMTCTGRTLAENVAGHNVTDRDVIAPFDAPLLEKAGFLVLSGNLFDTAIMKTSVISDDFRARYLSRPGQEGVFEGRAIVFDGSDDYHHRINDPALEIDADCILVIRGAGPLGWPGSAEVVNMQPPDHLIREGIMSLPTLGDGRQSGTSDSPSILNASPESAAGGGLSWLRTGDRIRIDLNQGRCDALVEAEEIARRKSEPAPSIPASKTPWEELYREKVGQLGEGGVLDFALKYRRTSEEVPRHNH from the coding sequence ATGACCAGCCGTACCCCCGTCCGCCAGTTTCGCTCGCGCGAATGGTTCGCCGCGCCCGGCCGCAGCGACATGGCGGCGCTCTATCTCGAGCGCTTCATGAACTACGGCATCACGCCGGACGAGCTGCGCTCGGGTAAGCCGATCATCGGCATCGCCCAATCGGGCAGCGACATCGCGCCGTGCAACCGCATCCACCTCGAGACGGTGAAACGCGCACGCGAAGGCGTGCTCGCCGCGGGCGGCGTGCCGATGGAGTTTCCGCTCCATCCGATCTTCGAGAATTGCCGGCGGCCGACCGCGGCGCTCGATCGCAATCTGGCCTATCTCGGGCTGGTCGAGATTCTCAACGGCTATCCGATCGACGCGGTGATCCTGACCACCGGCTGCGACAAGACCACGCCCTCGTCGCTGATGGCCGCCTCCACGGTCGACATTCCGGCGATCGTGCTCTCCGGCGGTCCGATGCTCGATGGCTGGCATGAAGGCGAACTGGTCGGCTCCGGCACCGTCATCTGGCGCAGCCGGCGGAAGCTGGCGGCGGGCGAAATCGACGAGGAGGAGTTCCTGCGCCGGGCGACCGACAGCGCGCCCTCCGCCGGGCATTGCAACACGATGGGCACCGCCTCGACGATGAACTCGATCGCAGAAGGACTGGGCATGAGCCTGCCCGGCTGCGCGATGATCCCGGCGCCGTATCGCGAGCGCGGCCAGATCGCCTATGAGACCGGGCGGCGGATCGTCGACATGGCCTATGAGGATCTGCGGCCCTCGAAGATCCTGTCCAAGGCCAGCTTCCTCAACGCGATCCGGCTGCTTACCGCGATCGGCGGATCGACCAACGCCCAGCCGCATATCGATGCGATGGCGCGGCATGCCGGGATCGAGATCGACGCGAGCGACTGGATGCAGGGATACGACCTGCCGCTGCTCGTCAACATGCAGCCCGCGGGCAAATATCTGAGCGAGCGCTTCCACCGCGCGGGCGGCATCCCCGCGGTGCTGAGCGAAATGCTCGCGGCCGGGGTGCTCGACGGATCGGCGATGACCTGTACGGGCAGGACCCTCGCCGAGAATGTTGCCGGCCATAACGTGACGGACCGCGACGTGATCGCGCCGTTCGATGCGCCTTTGCTCGAGAAAGCCGGCTTCCTGGTGCTTTCGGGCAATCTGTTCGACACCGCGATCATGAAGACAAGCGTGATTTCCGACGATTTCCGGGCACGCTATCTGTCGCGGCCGGGGCAGGAGGGGGTGTTCGAGGGCCGGGCGATCGTGTTCGACGGATCGGACGATTATCACCATCGGATCAATGATCCCGCGCTCGAGATCGACGCCGACTGCATCCTGGTGATCCGCGGCGCGGGGCCGCTCGGCTGGCCGGGATCGGCCGAGGTGGTCAACATGCAGCCGCCCGATCACTTGATCCGCGAGGGGATCATGAGCCTGCCGACACTGGGCGACGGCCGGCAATCGGGCACGTCGGACAGTCCCTCGATCCTCAACGCCTCTCCCGAAAGCGCGGCAGGGGGCGGGCTTTCCTGGCTGCGGACCGGCGACAGGATCCGGATCGACCTCAACCAGGGGCGGTGCGACGCGCTGGTCGAGGCGGAGGAAATCGCCCGGCGCAAGTCCGAGCCGGCGCCATCGATCCCCGCGAGCAAGACGCCCTGGGAGGAATTGTACCGCGAGAAAGTGGGGCAATTGGGCGAGGGCGGTGTGCTCGACTTTGCCCTGAAATATCGCCGGACCAGCGAGGAAGTGCCGCGGCACAATCACTGA